The following are encoded together in the Glycine soja cultivar W05 chromosome 5, ASM419377v2, whole genome shotgun sequence genome:
- the LOC114412558 gene encoding tobamovirus multiplication protein 1-like, whose protein sequence is MAFGLRTKSFGFIEGEGEFVGALQWWNQIDDSDQWQRGTYYALCAAYTLVSFVALVQLVRIQMRVPEYGWTTQKVFHLMNFVVNGLRAVLFGLYRNVFAIRPKALEQVLMEVPGLLFFSTYALLVLFWAEIYHQARSEPAQKLRPSYFIINGFIYLIQVCLWIYMSVSRTAAGLGAAKLFLAVISFFAALGFLLYGGRLFFLLRRFPIESRGRQKKLYEVGSVTSICCTCFLIRCALLAFSAFDENADLDVLDHPILNLVYYLLVEIVPSTLVLFILRKLPPRRVSDQYHPIR, encoded by the exons ATGGCATTTGGACTCAGGACTAAGAGCTTTGGGTTCATAGAAGGAGAGGGTGAGTTTGTGGGTGCACTTCAATGGTGGAACCAGATTGATGACTCAGATCAATGGCAGAGAGGCACTTACTATGCCCTTTGTGCCGCTTATACGTTGGTCTCCTTCGTTgccctg GTGCAACTGGTGCGAATTCAAATGAGGGTACCTGAATATGGGTGGACGACGCAGAAGGTTTTCCACTTGATGAATTTTGTTGTCAATGGAT TGAGGGCTGTCCTTTTCGGTTTATACAGAAATGTTTTTGCAATTAGACCAAAg GCACTAGAGCAGGTGCTAATGGAGGTTCCCGGTCTTCTGTTTTTTTCTACTTATGCATTACTTGTCTTGTTCTGGGCTGAGATATATCACCAG GCCAGAAGTGAACCGGCACAGAAACTTAGGCCATCTTATTTTATCATCAATGGTTTTATTTACTTGATACAG GTCTGCCTCTGGATTTACATGAGTGTAAGCAGAACTGCAGCTGGTTTGGGAGCTGCAAAACTCTTCCTTGCAG TTATATCATTCTTTGCTGCTCTTGGATTTTTATTGTATGGTGGAAG GTTGTTTTTCTTGTTGAGACGCTTTCCCATTGAATCCAGAGGCCGTCAAAAGAAACTTTACGAG GTTGGGTCTGTTACAAGTATTTGTTGCACTTGTTTCCTGATAAGATGTGCTTTG CTTGCATTTTCTGCATTTGATGAGAATGCAGATCTTGATGTCTTGGACCATCCCATTCTTAACCTAGTGTACTATTTG TTGGTAGAGATTGTTCCATCAACGTTGGTGCTCTTCATATTGCGAAAGCTGCCCCCGAGACGAGTTTCTGATCAGTACCACCCCATTAGATGA
- the LOC114412561 gene encoding calmodulin-binding transcription activator 2-like isoform X1, with amino-acid sequence MAERSCFGLGPRLDLQQLQLEAQHRWLRPAEICEILRNYQMFQITSEPPNGPPSGSLFLFDRKVLRYFRKDGHNWRKKKDGKTVKEAHEKLKVGSVDVLHCYYAHGEENENFQRRSYWMLEPDMMHIVFVHYLDVKVNKTNVGGKTYSDEVTSDSQKSSSLSSGFPRNYGSVPSGSTDSMSPTSTLTSLCEDADSEDIHQASSGLHSYRESQNLGNDRPMDKIDARSNSSYPMHPFSGDHGQLPVSGAEYIPHVLGDKSRASDTTYIEGQRAQGIASWDNTMEQSAGEYADPSLVSSTTIPSSAVGNILEENHTVPGKLLGRKNALTEEERGSQPVQSNWQIPFEDNTGELPNWGFTQSLGLEFGSDYGASLLGDVTNNAGPEIVPELFTFNGELKEQSVHQNFSKLYTHGQSQPTLKSNSEYEVPGEASINYALTMRRGLLDGEESLKKVDSFSRWMTKEFAGVDDLHMQSSPGISWSTDECGDVIDDTSLNLSLSQDQLFSINDFSPKWAYAESEIEVLIVGTFLKSQPVVAKCNWSCMFGEVEVPAEVLADGILCCQAPPHKIGRVPFYVTCSNRFACSEVREFEYREGFDRNIQFADCFNNSTEMVLHLRLVGLLSLNSVRTSNQVFEGDMDKRSLIFKLISLKEEEEYSSKEETTAEMDISKHKLKELMFHKQVKEKLYSWLLHKVTETGKGPLVLDEEGQGVLHLIAALGYDWAINPIITAGVNINFRDVNGWTALHWAAFCGRERTVAVLVSMGAAAGAWTDPCPEFPSGRSPADLASSKGHKGISGFLAESLLTGHLESLTMDENKDGRKETSGTKVVQTASERTATPVLYGDIPDAICLKDSLNAVRNATQAADRIYQVFRMQSFQRKQFAQYEDDEFGLSDQQALSLLASKTCKSGQGEGLANAAAIQIQKKFRGWTKRKEFLIIRQRIVKIQAHVRGHQVRKQYKPIIWSVGILEKVILRWRRKGSGLRGFRPAALNKVPEQPSESPKEDDYDYLKEGRKQSEVKFKKALSRVKSMVQYPEARAQYRRVLNVVEDFRQTKGGNLNLINSEETVDGVEDLIDIDMLLDDENFLPIAFD; translated from the exons ATCTTCAGCAATTACAACTTGAAGCCCAGCATAGGTGGTTGCGCCCTGCAGAAATATGTGAAATTCTTCGCAATTATCAGATGTTTCAAATCACATCAGAACCACCTAACGGGCCACCAA GTGGTTCCCTTTTTCTATTTGATCGGAAGGTTTTAAGGTACTTTAGAAAAGATGGACATAattggagaaagaaaaaagatggaaaGACTGTGAAGGAAGCTCATGAAAAGTTGAAG GTGGGAAGTGTTGACGTGTTACACTGCTACTATGCCCatggagaagaaaatgaaaattttcagaGGCGAAGCTATTGGATGCTTGAACC GGATATGATGCATATAGTATTTGTTCACTACTTGGATGTTAAG GTTAACAAAACCAATGTTGGTGGAAAAACATATTCTGACGAGGTTACATCAGATTCCCAGAAGAGCAGTTCTTTGTCATCTGGCTTTCCCAGAAATTATGGTAGTGTGCCTTCTGGAAGTACAGATTCCATGAGCCCAACAAGCACTTTGACATCTTTATGTGAAGATGCTGATTCAG AGGATATTCATCAAGCAAGTTCAGGATTACACTCCTATCGTGAATCACAAAATCTGGGGAATGATCGTCCGATGGATAAGATTGATGCTCGTTCAAATAGTTCATATCCTATGCATCCGTTTTCAG GTGATCATGGGCAGTTACCAGTTTCTGGAGCAGAATATATCCCACATGTTCTGGGGGATAAGTCTAGAGCTAGTGATACTACTTACATTGAGGGTCAGAGAGCACAGGGCATTGCATCTTGGGACAATACCATGGAACAGTCTgcaggagagtatgctgatccTTCTCTTGTATCATCTACAACCATTCCATCAAGTGCAGTgggaaacatccttgaagaaaACCATACTGTTCCTGGCAAACTTTTAGGGCGTAAAAATGCCCTAACTGAAGAGGAAAGGGGCTCTCAGCCTGTCCAATCAAATTGGCAG ATTCCTTTTGAAGACAATACAGGAGAATTGCCTAATTGGGGCTTCACCCAATCATTGGGTTTGGAATTTGGATCTGATTATGGTGCTAGTTTACTGGGGGATGTAACTAATAATGCAGGCCCAGAAATTGTTCCTGAGCTGTTCACTTTTAATGGTGAGTTAAAAGAGCAGTCTGTGCACCAAAACTTCTCAAAGCTGTATACACATGGGCAATCTCAACCTACACTGAAATCCAATTCTGAATATGAAGTTCCTGGTGAAGCAAGTATCAATTATGCCTTGACCATGAGGCGTGGATTATTGGATGGAGAGGAGAGCCTCAAGAAGGTTGATAGTTTCTCTAGGTGGATGACTAAAGAATTTGCAGGTGTGGATGATCTGCATATGCAGTCTTCCCCTGGTATTTCATGGAGCACAGATGAGTGTGGGGATGTGATAGATGATACCTCATTGAATCTGTCCCTGTCTCAAGACCAGCTGTTTAGCATAAATGATTTTTCTCCTAAATGGGCTTATGCTGAATCAGAAATTGAG GTGTTGATTGTTGGAACATTTTTGAAGAGTCAACCTGTGGTGGCAAAATGTAACTGGTCCTGTATGTTTGGGGAAGTGGAGGTTCCTGCTGAGGTTTTAGCTGATGGAATTCTGTGCTGTCAAGCTCCACCTCATAAGATTGGACGGGTTCCCTTCTATGTAACATGTTCCAATAGGTTTGCTTGTAGTGAAGTTCGGGAATTTGAGTACAGAGAGGGCTTTGATAGAAATATACAATTTGCAGATTGTTTTAACAATTCAACTGAAATGGTGCTTCATTTGCGACTGGTGGGGTTACTTTCTTTAAACTCAGTACGCACTTCAAATCAAGTGTTTGAGGGTGATATGGATAAAAGAAGCTTAATATTCAAGCTTATTTCACTGAAAGAGGAAGAGGAATATTCAAGTAAGGAAGAGACAACTGCAGAGATGGATATATCAAAACACAAGTTGAAGGAGCTTATGTTTCACAAGCAGGTTAAGGAGAAGTTGTACTCATGGCTTCTTCACAAAGTTACTGAAACTGGTAAAGGGCCTCTTGTATTAGATGAAGAAGGGCAAGGCGTGTTACACTTAATTGCTGCTCTTGGTTATGATTGGGCCATAAATCCAATCATAACTGCTGGAGTCAATATCAACTTCCGTGATGTGAATGGATGGACAGCTCTACACTGGGCTGCATTCTGTGGCCG AGAGCGAACAGTTGCTGTCCTTGTCTCCATGGGTGCAGCAGCTGGAGCATGGACAGATCCATGTCCAGAATTTCCTTCGGGTAGATCACCTGCAGATCTTGCTTCTAGCAAAGGCCATAAAGGAATCTCTGGTTTTCTTGCTGAGTCATTATTAACTGGCCACCTTGAATCACTCACAatggatgaaaataaagatGGTAGGAAAGAAACTTCAGGAACGAAAGTAGTGCAAACAGCTTCAGAGCGAACTGCGACACCTGTGCTTTATGGTGATATACCAGATGCTATCTGCCTTAAGGATTCTCTTAATGCTGTCCGTAATGCTACACAAGCTGCTGATCGTATATATCAAGTATTCAGAATGCAGTCATTTCAGAGGAAGCAGTTTGCTCAGTATGAAGATGATGAATTTGGATTGTCAGATCAACAAGCTCTTTCTCTCCTAGCTTCTAAGACGTGCAAATCTGGTCAAGGAGAGGGTTTAGCCAATGCTGCTGCAATacaaatacagaaaaagtttcGTGGTTGGACGAAGAGAAAAGAATTCTTGATCATTCGCCAAAGAATTGTTAAAATCCAG GCCCATGTAAGAGGTCACCAGGTCAGAAAGCAGTATAAACCAATCATTTGGTCCGTGGGAATCCTGGAAAAGGTCATATTACGCTGGAGACGCAAAGGCAGTGGCTTACGTGGATTTCGACCGGCTGCCCTGAACAAGGTCCCTGAACAACCAAGCGAATCTCCGAAAGAGGATGACTATGATTATctcaaggaaggaaggaagCAGAGTGAAGTAAAGTTCAAAAAGGCCCTTTCACGGGTGAAGTCCATGGTTCAGTATCCAGAGGCACGGGCTCAATACCGGCGGGTGCTAAATGTAGTTGAGGACTTCCGTCAAACCAAg GGAggtaatttgaatttgataaatTCGGAAGAGACAGTTGATGGTGTGGAGGATTTGATTGATATTGACATGCTTTTAGATGATGAAAATTTCTTACCTATAGCATTCGATTGA
- the LOC114412561 gene encoding calmodulin-binding transcription activator 2-like isoform X2 codes for MAERSCFGLGPRLDLQQLQLEAQHRWLRPAEICEILRNYQMFQITSEPPNGPPSGSLFLFDRKVLRYFRKDGHNWRKKKDGKTVKEAHEKLKVGSVDVLHCYYAHGEENENFQRRSYWMLEPDMMHIVFVHYLDVKVNKTNVGGKTYSDEVTSDSQKSSSLSSGFPRNYGSVPSGSTDSMSPTSTLTSLCEDADSEDIHQASSGLHSYRESQNLGNDRPMDKIDARSNSSYPMHPFSGDHGQLPVSGAEYIPHVLGDKSRASDTTYIEGQRAQGIASWDNTMEQSAGEYADPSLVSSTTIPSSAVGNILEENHTVPGKLLGRKNALTEEERGSQPVQSNWQIPFEDNTGELPNWGFTQSLGLEFGSDYGASLLGDVTNNAGPEIVPELFTFNGELKEQSVHQNFSKLYTHGQSQPTLKSNSEYEVPGEASINYALTMRRGLLDGEESLKKVDSFSRWMTKEFAGVDDLHMQSSPGISWSTDECGDVIDDTSLNLSLSQDQLFSINDFSPKWAYAESEIEVLIVGTFLKSQPVVAKCNWSCMFGEVEVPAEVLADGILCCQAPPHKIGRVPFYVTCSNRFACSEVREFEYREGFDRNIQFADCFNNSTEMVLHLRLVGLLSLNSVRTSNQVFEGDMDKRSLIFKLISLKEEEEYSSKEETTAEMDISKHKLKELMFHKQVKEKLYSWLLHKVTETGKGPLVLDEEGQGVLHLIAALGYDWAINPIITAGVNINFRDVNGWTALHWAAFCGRERTVAVLVSMGAAAGAWTDPCPEFPSGRSPADLASSKGHKGISGFLAESLLTGHLESLTMDENKDGRKETSGTKVVQTASERTATPVLYGDIPDAICLKDSLNAVRNATQAADRIYQVFRMQSFQRKQFAQYEDDEFGLSDQQALSLLASKTCKSGQGEGLANAAAIQIQKKFRGWTKRKEFLIIRQRIVKIQVHCSALFSFLSVYILIR; via the exons ATCTTCAGCAATTACAACTTGAAGCCCAGCATAGGTGGTTGCGCCCTGCAGAAATATGTGAAATTCTTCGCAATTATCAGATGTTTCAAATCACATCAGAACCACCTAACGGGCCACCAA GTGGTTCCCTTTTTCTATTTGATCGGAAGGTTTTAAGGTACTTTAGAAAAGATGGACATAattggagaaagaaaaaagatggaaaGACTGTGAAGGAAGCTCATGAAAAGTTGAAG GTGGGAAGTGTTGACGTGTTACACTGCTACTATGCCCatggagaagaaaatgaaaattttcagaGGCGAAGCTATTGGATGCTTGAACC GGATATGATGCATATAGTATTTGTTCACTACTTGGATGTTAAG GTTAACAAAACCAATGTTGGTGGAAAAACATATTCTGACGAGGTTACATCAGATTCCCAGAAGAGCAGTTCTTTGTCATCTGGCTTTCCCAGAAATTATGGTAGTGTGCCTTCTGGAAGTACAGATTCCATGAGCCCAACAAGCACTTTGACATCTTTATGTGAAGATGCTGATTCAG AGGATATTCATCAAGCAAGTTCAGGATTACACTCCTATCGTGAATCACAAAATCTGGGGAATGATCGTCCGATGGATAAGATTGATGCTCGTTCAAATAGTTCATATCCTATGCATCCGTTTTCAG GTGATCATGGGCAGTTACCAGTTTCTGGAGCAGAATATATCCCACATGTTCTGGGGGATAAGTCTAGAGCTAGTGATACTACTTACATTGAGGGTCAGAGAGCACAGGGCATTGCATCTTGGGACAATACCATGGAACAGTCTgcaggagagtatgctgatccTTCTCTTGTATCATCTACAACCATTCCATCAAGTGCAGTgggaaacatccttgaagaaaACCATACTGTTCCTGGCAAACTTTTAGGGCGTAAAAATGCCCTAACTGAAGAGGAAAGGGGCTCTCAGCCTGTCCAATCAAATTGGCAG ATTCCTTTTGAAGACAATACAGGAGAATTGCCTAATTGGGGCTTCACCCAATCATTGGGTTTGGAATTTGGATCTGATTATGGTGCTAGTTTACTGGGGGATGTAACTAATAATGCAGGCCCAGAAATTGTTCCTGAGCTGTTCACTTTTAATGGTGAGTTAAAAGAGCAGTCTGTGCACCAAAACTTCTCAAAGCTGTATACACATGGGCAATCTCAACCTACACTGAAATCCAATTCTGAATATGAAGTTCCTGGTGAAGCAAGTATCAATTATGCCTTGACCATGAGGCGTGGATTATTGGATGGAGAGGAGAGCCTCAAGAAGGTTGATAGTTTCTCTAGGTGGATGACTAAAGAATTTGCAGGTGTGGATGATCTGCATATGCAGTCTTCCCCTGGTATTTCATGGAGCACAGATGAGTGTGGGGATGTGATAGATGATACCTCATTGAATCTGTCCCTGTCTCAAGACCAGCTGTTTAGCATAAATGATTTTTCTCCTAAATGGGCTTATGCTGAATCAGAAATTGAG GTGTTGATTGTTGGAACATTTTTGAAGAGTCAACCTGTGGTGGCAAAATGTAACTGGTCCTGTATGTTTGGGGAAGTGGAGGTTCCTGCTGAGGTTTTAGCTGATGGAATTCTGTGCTGTCAAGCTCCACCTCATAAGATTGGACGGGTTCCCTTCTATGTAACATGTTCCAATAGGTTTGCTTGTAGTGAAGTTCGGGAATTTGAGTACAGAGAGGGCTTTGATAGAAATATACAATTTGCAGATTGTTTTAACAATTCAACTGAAATGGTGCTTCATTTGCGACTGGTGGGGTTACTTTCTTTAAACTCAGTACGCACTTCAAATCAAGTGTTTGAGGGTGATATGGATAAAAGAAGCTTAATATTCAAGCTTATTTCACTGAAAGAGGAAGAGGAATATTCAAGTAAGGAAGAGACAACTGCAGAGATGGATATATCAAAACACAAGTTGAAGGAGCTTATGTTTCACAAGCAGGTTAAGGAGAAGTTGTACTCATGGCTTCTTCACAAAGTTACTGAAACTGGTAAAGGGCCTCTTGTATTAGATGAAGAAGGGCAAGGCGTGTTACACTTAATTGCTGCTCTTGGTTATGATTGGGCCATAAATCCAATCATAACTGCTGGAGTCAATATCAACTTCCGTGATGTGAATGGATGGACAGCTCTACACTGGGCTGCATTCTGTGGCCG AGAGCGAACAGTTGCTGTCCTTGTCTCCATGGGTGCAGCAGCTGGAGCATGGACAGATCCATGTCCAGAATTTCCTTCGGGTAGATCACCTGCAGATCTTGCTTCTAGCAAAGGCCATAAAGGAATCTCTGGTTTTCTTGCTGAGTCATTATTAACTGGCCACCTTGAATCACTCACAatggatgaaaataaagatGGTAGGAAAGAAACTTCAGGAACGAAAGTAGTGCAAACAGCTTCAGAGCGAACTGCGACACCTGTGCTTTATGGTGATATACCAGATGCTATCTGCCTTAAGGATTCTCTTAATGCTGTCCGTAATGCTACACAAGCTGCTGATCGTATATATCAAGTATTCAGAATGCAGTCATTTCAGAGGAAGCAGTTTGCTCAGTATGAAGATGATGAATTTGGATTGTCAGATCAACAAGCTCTTTCTCTCCTAGCTTCTAAGACGTGCAAATCTGGTCAAGGAGAGGGTTTAGCCAATGCTGCTGCAATacaaatacagaaaaagtttcGTGGTTGGACGAAGAGAAAAGAATTCTTGATCATTCGCCAAAGAATTGTTAAAATCCAGGTTCATTGTTCTGCTCTCTTTAGTTTCCTGTCTGTCTATATTTTAATTaggtaa